TGACCGCATCCAGCAGGCCGGGGGCTATATCTCGGTGAATACTTCCGGGAATACCGTAGACGCCAACGCCATCCCGATTGAAAAAGACGATGCCGACAAATCCTTTAACGCGGCCACTTGTATTGGCTGTGGGGCCTGCGTGGCCGCCTGTAAAAACGCGAGCGCCATGCTGTTTACCTCGGCCAAGGTATCGCAGTTTGCCCTGCTGCCCCAGGGCCGGGTGGAGGCTTCTGAGCGCGTCCAGAACATGGTCCGCCAGATGGACCTGGAAGGCTTCGGCAACTGTACGAATACAGGGGCATGCGAAGTGGAATGCCCCAAGGGGATTTCCCTGGAGAACATCGCCCGAATGAACCGGGAGTACCTCTCAGCGACCACGGAAGGATAACACGGATTTTCAGGAATCAATCTCAAACCCCTGCCCCCCGGCGGGGGTTTTTTATTTCCCAAAGGCAGGTGATATCCCATGGGCGGATGTTATCTCCAGCGCGGATGTTATCCCCAGGGAAGGTGTTCTCCCCAGGGAAGATGTTAAAGGAACTTAACAGGTCGGGCCCGGGATTTATAAGGGCTTTAACGGAGATTCCGGGGGCTATCGGCTATATTAAAGAGTGAACTGAAAGATAAACCAATAAAACATACGCAACATGAAGAAGATAGCCATATTAGCTACGAATGGATTTGAGGAAAGCGAATTAAAATCCCCGAAAGAAGCGATGGAAGCCGAAGGTTTCCAGGTCGATATAGTCAGCCCGGAATCCGGATCCATCAAAGGATGGTCCGACGGAAACTGGTCTAACAGTTATACGGTGGATAAAACGCTGAGCCAGGTGGATGCCAAGGACTACAATGCCCTGGTACTGCCCGGAGGCGTATACAACCCGGACCAGCTGCGCGTCAATGAAGACGCATTGCTGTTTGTCCGCGATTTCTTCAAGCTGAAGAAGCCCGTGGCAGCCATTTGCCACGCCCCGCAAATCCTGATCAGCGCCGGCGTCGTAGAAGGACGCACGCTGACCTCCTATAAATCGATCAAAGACGACCTGATCAATGCAGGCGCAACCTGGAAAGACCAGGCGGTAGTTGTGGACGAAGGTTTTGTGACCAGCCGCAACCCGGGAGACCTGCCCGCCTTCAACAGTAAAGTGATCGAAGAGATCCGCGAAGGCAAGCACGAGGAACAGCACGCCTGATAACTGATGAATTCCCCCAACCCCCGGCCCGATGCCGGGGGTTTTTTTATACATTTAATTCTATGAAACTACCTTTTGAATCGAAACTCCCTGGTCTGGAACCCTCCATTTTCGGGGTGATGAACCGCATTTCCCTGGACGCCGGGGCCCTGAACCTCGCCCAGGGGTTCCCGGATTTCGGCGCCGACCCGGAACTCATCCGCCTGCACAGCGAGGCCCTGGAGGAAGGCTACAACCAGTATGCGCCCATGTCGGGCATCTACTCGCTCCGGGAAGCCATTGCCGAAAAGACGGAAACCCTTTACGGGGCCAGCTACCACCCGGAAACTGAAGTCACGGTAACGGCCGGGGCCACCCAGGCGCTCTATACGGCCATTGCAGCCACTATCCGGCCCGGGGACGAGGTGATCGTCTTTAAGCCGGCGTACGACCATTACGAGCCTTCGGTAAAGGCCCACGGCGGGGTACCCGTGCTCCTGCAATTGCAGGGACCGGATTTCCGGATCGACTGGGTGGCCTTCGATGCCGCCCTGACCGCCTCCACCAGGATGGTGATCATCAACACCCCCCACAACCCGAGCGGGACCGTGCTTTCCCGGGAGGATATGGAAATGCTCGAAACCCGGCTTCGGGGGACGAATATCCTGGTGCTGAGCGACGAGGTATACGAACACCTGGTCTTTGACGGGCAGGAACACCAAAGCGTCGCCCGGTTCCCGGGCCTCCGGGAACGGGCATTTGTCTGCGCCTCTTTTGGGAAAACCTTTCATATCACCGGGTGGAAAACCGGGTACTGCCTGGCCCCGGAACTGCTGATGCAGGAATTCCGGAAAATCCACGAATTCGCGATTTTCTGCGTGAGCCACCCGGCCCAGCGGGCCCTGAAAACCTACCTGGAAAACCCGGACCACTACCTGGAACTCAACGATTTTATGCAGCGCAAGCGCGATCTCTTCCTGGAGGCCGTGGCCAGCTCCCGTTTTACGTTTACCCCTGCGGCAGGCACCTATTTCCAGCTGCTGGGTTACCAGGACATCAGCGAGGCCCCGGATACGGAATTCGCCGAAACACTGGCCCGCGACAAGGGCCTGGCCGGCATCCCGATTTCCGTATTTAACCGAAACCGGCAGGACAACCGCCAGCTGCGTTTCTGTTTTGCTAAAAAAGATGAGACGCTCAAACGCGCGGGGGAGATCCTGAGCCAGGTCTGAAGGGTTCGGGATGTCGCATCTCCAGAAATCACATTGCCGTAAATTGCATTGCCGTAAACCGCATCCCCCAAGGATGCCGCGCACAGGAACTGCGTCCCGTAGGGCGGGCTGCCCTAAATCCCCTCAAAGACCTTCCCCACAAACTCCCCGATCCGGGAGGGTTCCAGCCAGCG
This genomic window from Robiginitalea biformata HTCC2501 contains:
- a CDS encoding succinate dehydrogenase/fumarate reductase iron-sulfur subunit, giving the protein MNLLLKIWRQKDADSKGKMVDYPISGIEGDMSFLEMLDVLNQQLIDKGEEPVVFDHDCREGICGSCSLQINGEPHGPDRLITTCQLHMRKFNDGDTIVIEPFRATAFPVIKDLMIDRTAFDRIQQAGGYISVNTSGNTVDANAIPIEKDDADKSFNAATCIGCGACVAACKNASAMLFTSAKVSQFALLPQGRVEASERVQNMVRQMDLEGFGNCTNTGACEVECPKGISLENIARMNREYLSATTEG
- a CDS encoding type 1 glutamine amidotransferase domain-containing protein, with the translated sequence MKKIAILATNGFEESELKSPKEAMEAEGFQVDIVSPESGSIKGWSDGNWSNSYTVDKTLSQVDAKDYNALVLPGGVYNPDQLRVNEDALLFVRDFFKLKKPVAAICHAPQILISAGVVEGRTLTSYKSIKDDLINAGATWKDQAVVVDEGFVTSRNPGDLPAFNSKVIEEIREGKHEEQHA
- a CDS encoding methionine aminotransferase; protein product: MKLPFESKLPGLEPSIFGVMNRISLDAGALNLAQGFPDFGADPELIRLHSEALEEGYNQYAPMSGIYSLREAIAEKTETLYGASYHPETEVTVTAGATQALYTAIAATIRPGDEVIVFKPAYDHYEPSVKAHGGVPVLLQLQGPDFRIDWVAFDAALTASTRMVIINTPHNPSGTVLSREDMEMLETRLRGTNILVLSDEVYEHLVFDGQEHQSVARFPGLRERAFVCASFGKTFHITGWKTGYCLAPELLMQEFRKIHEFAIFCVSHPAQRALKTYLENPDHYLELNDFMQRKRDLFLEAVASSRFTFTPAAGTYFQLLGYQDISEAPDTEFAETLARDKGLAGIPISVFNRNRQDNRQLRFCFAKKDETLKRAGEILSQV